In Vibrio stylophorae, the genomic stretch TTTATTTTTCCTTGTTCCGAGTGCGAAGCTCACACAAATCAAAAAGATAATCGACATCCAAGGTTATAGTAAGCAGAATATGCTGCAACAAAAATTTGGGATCCTGAACCAATGAAGAAATATATCGGAATAATGTCGGGCACGAGTCTAGATGGTGTCGATGTGGCACTGGTTGAAACGGATGGCCGCACTATTTCTCTGCTTGCAAGCATCGAGAGCGAGATGCCTGAGTCGATTAAATCTGATGTGTTATCAATCTGTTTGGGGCAAACCACTAATTTAAAGCAAGTTGGCGAGCTTGATCATCGCTTAGGCCATCTTTATGCCGATGCGGTATTACAGCTATTAGAAGCAAACCAGATTGCAGCTTCAGACGTTGAAGCTATTGGTTGTCACGGACAAACAGTTTTTCATCAACCGCAAGGTCCCTATCCTTTTACCATGCAATTGGGTGATGCCAATATCATTGCTGCGCGAACCGGCATTCAAGTGGTCGCAGATTTTCGTCGAAAAGATATGGCATTTGGCGGCCAAGGCGCCCCTTTGGTGCCTGCGTTTCACGATGCACTATTTAGTGACACTGTCACTGCTAAAATAATTGTTAATATTGGCGGTATTGCTAACGTTTCTGTACTGCTACCGCAGCAATCGCCTTTTGGTTATGACACAGGGCCTGGCAATATGCTGATGGATGCTTGGTGTATGCGTCATTTAAATCAGCCATTTGATCGGCAAGGTCAATGGGCTGCTTCTGGCACAGTGGACCAAGATTTACTTGCTACGCTTTTAGCCGACCCTTATTTGGCACAACTTCCACCGAAAAGTACTGGCCGTGAGCATTACCACCTTGACTGGTTAGATACACAATTGGCAAAACATGCCTCCATTGCAGCACAAGATGTGCAAGCCACCTTGCTTTGGTTTACCGCGCGCTCAATCGCAGATGCGGTATTGCAGCATCGCGCAACGGCTCTCTATGTCTGTGGCGGCGGCGCTAATAACCCGTTGTTAATGCAGGCGCTACAACAATTGCTACCCGACTGCGATGTGGCAACCACCTCAAGTAAAGGTGTTGATAGCGATTTTATGGAAGCGATGGCCTTTGCTTGGCTTGCGCATCAAAGACTTCATTATTTGCCAGGCAATATGGCGAAAGTGACAGGTGCTTCTCAGAATTGCGTCTTAGGTTGTGTGTACGCTTCACATTAGTAGTAACAATCCCCTATAGATAGTTATAGTGCATTAGAAATACAAGGATTGCTGTTCTTTATGCAAACATTATTGATTCATCATGGCACTAGCCCATTGGGACAAGCTCTGGCAATCTATTTTAGCCAGCTCGGTTTTCAAGTGATTGTCCTCGATTGTCATGATGAACAAGGTTATGCCATGGTGGCCAAAACACCTCAAATTCGCTATTGGTCCTATCATCCCAACCATGCACAAGCTTTTTCTCAAGTCGCACAGGATTTAACCTTTCAATTTGGCAAGCTAGATGGACTCCTTTTATTGCCGCCACAAGAGAAGCATGCAAGACCGCTGAATCAAGCGGAAGATACCGATCTCCTTCAGCAATTGAACCGCTATGTTCTAAA encodes the following:
- a CDS encoding anhydro-N-acetylmuramic acid kinase, whose protein sequence is MKKYIGIMSGTSLDGVDVALVETDGRTISLLASIESEMPESIKSDVLSICLGQTTNLKQVGELDHRLGHLYADAVLQLLEANQIAASDVEAIGCHGQTVFHQPQGPYPFTMQLGDANIIAARTGIQVVADFRRKDMAFGGQGAPLVPAFHDALFSDTVTAKIIVNIGGIANVSVLLPQQSPFGYDTGPGNMLMDAWCMRHLNQPFDRQGQWAASGTVDQDLLATLLADPYLAQLPPKSTGREHYHLDWLDTQLAKHASIAAQDVQATLLWFTARSIADAVLQHRATALYVCGGGANNPLLMQALQQLLPDCDVATTSSKGVDSDFMEAMAFAWLAHQRLHYLPGNMAKVTGASQNCVLGCVYASH